The Melioribacteraceae bacterium 4301-Me genome has a window encoding:
- a CDS encoding acyl-CoA thioesterase, producing MLKHITSLRVRYADTDKMQFVYNGKYLEYFEVGRTELLRSTGLSYREVEKAGFQLPLIEANVKYKNPATYDDILEIEAAVKELYSPKVHIEYIIRKKDTGELIAEGFTTHVFINSLTKKVVKPPQIYIDALKKYFE from the coding sequence ATGTTGAAACATATCACTTCACTTCGAGTACGCTATGCAGATACAGACAAAATGCAGTTTGTATACAATGGAAAGTATTTAGAGTATTTTGAAGTAGGCAGAACCGAATTGCTTAGAAGTACTGGTCTATCGTATAGAGAAGTTGAAAAAGCAGGTTTCCAACTCCCATTAATTGAGGCTAATGTCAAATATAAAAATCCAGCTACTTATGACGATATTCTTGAAATAGAAGCTGCCGTTAAAGAACTATACTCACCAAAAGTTCATATCGAATACATAATCAGAAAAAAAGACACAGGTGAACTGATAGCAGAAGGGTTTACAACTCACGTTTTTATTAACAGCCTTACCAAGAAAGTAGTTAAACCACCTCAAATTTATATCGACGCATTAAAAAAATACTTTGAATAA
- a CDS encoding polysaccharide biosynthesis C-terminal domain-containing protein, producing the protein MLSKIKELTKDTAIYGISTIVGRFIGFILVPFYTNVINTNDFGIYSNVYAYIAFLNVIFIYGMDAAFMKYASLTTADERKNIFSTSFWFIMFSTVLFSVFLLLLKTPLKSAIEIPQNFSNLYYYLILILFLDTVALIPFAKLRLERKAIKFAVIKLINIFLNLSLNLYLILKLKMGIEAIFISNLIASLFSVVVLLPEIFHSIRFKIDKAILNKLLKFGIPYLPGSLSAMIVQVIDRPIVLALTDASTLGIYQANYKLGIFMMLIVSMFNYAWQPFFLNNAQEKNAKELFSKIFTLFLLFTSLLWIILSLFIDDFAKFKIFDNVTIIGKAYLGGLVIVPIILLGYLFNGLYVNFTAGIYIEEKTKYFPIVTGSGALVNVVVNFMLIPVIGIVGAALATLASYMVMAGGLFFFSQKFYKINYEYKKIIKILTLIFITAGLYYLFYYTIGIFFTLKLLLLILFVSSLFIMNVIELSEVKKLTKLLLGKVK; encoded by the coding sequence ATGTTATCAAAAATAAAAGAACTTACTAAAGACACTGCTATATACGGCATTAGTACTATAGTGGGAAGATTTATCGGTTTTATCCTAGTCCCATTTTACACTAACGTAATAAATACTAATGATTTCGGAATATACTCCAATGTTTATGCATACATTGCTTTTCTTAATGTAATTTTTATTTATGGAATGGATGCAGCTTTTATGAAGTATGCATCTTTAACAACCGCTGATGAAAGAAAAAACATTTTCTCTACCTCTTTTTGGTTCATTATGTTTTCTACGGTTTTGTTTTCGGTCTTTCTTTTGTTGCTTAAAACACCCCTTAAATCAGCAATAGAAATTCCTCAGAATTTTTCTAATCTCTATTATTATTTAATTTTAATTTTATTCTTAGATACAGTGGCATTAATTCCATTTGCAAAGCTGAGACTGGAAAGAAAAGCAATAAAGTTTGCTGTAATAAAACTTATTAACATCTTTCTGAACTTGAGTTTGAATTTATATTTGATACTAAAATTAAAAATGGGAATTGAGGCTATTTTTATAAGCAATTTAATTGCTTCTTTATTTTCAGTTGTTGTTTTACTGCCGGAGATTTTTCACAGCATACGATTTAAAATAGATAAAGCAATTCTCAACAAATTGTTAAAGTTTGGCATTCCATATTTGCCAGGCAGTCTTTCCGCTATGATTGTACAGGTAATCGATAGACCAATTGTTCTTGCACTGACGGATGCTTCTACACTTGGTATTTATCAGGCTAATTACAAACTTGGTATTTTTATGATGCTTATTGTTTCTATGTTTAATTATGCTTGGCAGCCGTTTTTCTTAAATAACGCACAAGAGAAAAATGCAAAGGAACTATTTTCCAAAATATTTACTTTGTTTTTACTCTTTACAAGTCTTTTGTGGATAATTCTTTCTTTGTTTATAGATGACTTTGCTAAATTCAAAATATTTGATAACGTAACAATAATTGGAAAAGCATACTTAGGTGGTTTGGTAATAGTACCAATAATTTTGCTGGGTTATTTATTTAATGGTTTATATGTTAATTTTACTGCTGGTATTTATATAGAAGAAAAGACAAAATATTTCCCAATTGTTACCGGCTCGGGGGCGTTAGTTAATGTTGTAGTAAACTTTATGTTAATCCCAGTTATTGGCATTGTTGGCGCTGCATTAGCTACTCTCGCAAGTTATATGGTAATGGCGGGAGGACTTTTTTTCTTCTCGCAAAAATTTTATAAGATAAATTATGAGTACAAAAAAATCATAAAAATATTGACGTTGATTTTTATAACAGCTGGTCTGTATTATTTGTTTTATTATACAATTGGAATCTTTTTTACATTAAAACTTCTTCTGCTAATTCTTTTTGTAAGCAGTTTATTTATAATGAATGTAATTGAACTATCGGAAGTTAAGAAGCTGACTAAATTATTATTGGGAAAAGTTAAGTAG
- the dut gene encoding dUTP diphosphatase: MEKIQIKIKRVQEKFNNIPLPEYATEGSSGLDIRAAIDEDFVLKSKQFALIPTNMSVEIPEGFEMQIRPRSGLAAKNGIGVLNSPGTIDSDYRGEIKVILFNFGNDDFIIKPGDRIAQMILTKVWKADFIEVKELNNSKRGEGGFGHTGKF; this comes from the coding sequence ATGGAAAAAATTCAGATAAAAATAAAAAGAGTTCAAGAAAAATTTAATAACATTCCTTTGCCAGAATATGCCACCGAAGGAAGTTCTGGTTTAGATATACGCGCTGCAATTGATGAAGACTTTGTACTAAAGTCGAAACAATTTGCATTAATTCCTACTAACATGAGCGTAGAAATACCCGAAGGCTTTGAGATGCAGATTAGACCAAGAAGTGGACTAGCCGCAAAAAATGGAATTGGAGTTTTGAATTCACCCGGTACTATTGATTCTGATTACAGGGGAGAAATAAAAGTTATTTTATTCAATTTTGGGAACGATGATTTTATTATAAAACCTGGCGATAGAATTGCACAAATGATTTTAACAAAAGTTTGGAAAGCTGATTTTATAGAGGTTAAAGAACTAAATAACAGCAAAAGAGGTGAGGGGGGGTTCGGTCATACAGGTAAGTTTTAG